AACATTGTtgtcatcgtcgtcgtcgtcgttttGAACAGAAGAACGTTTTAACAATTAAGTTTTCTAGGTTTGTTATTGTGGCGCCGCAGCTGCGGGCGGCGCTGGATCCGCCGGCTCCTGCTCCTGTCCGCCAGCTGCATTCGCAACCTGGTCCGGCAGCAGCGGCTGACCCTCGCCGCCCCAGGGAAAGCCGCCGGGACGATCCTCGGCGGCCGCCTGGTAGTTGTGCTCGATGTGCTCATTGAAGAGGCGTTTCCTAAGGACACAAAAGTAGTTATTGCACATACATCACTAGATTTTTAAGGTGAACTCACAAAAAGTAAGGTGTTTTGATCAGTCTATAGCCGTTGGACAGCGTGGGATAGACGTCCTCCAGCACGTAGTAGATGTGGCCCACGCCCATGCCGATCACATCCACCCACACGGTGTTGCCCAGGATCATGGAGCAGCAGAGCAGCACCCACGGCAGGTAGGGCGCCTGGAAGTTGAGCACTCCGAAGAAGTTCATCGGCACCAGTGGATTGCGACGTGACCACACATAGACCAGCATCAAGGTGAAGGCCTGGCCCAGGAACAGCAGGTTGACGAAGATCCCGAAAAAGGTCATCAGCACGCCGCCAAAGATGAACATCATGACAAAGTCGGAGCTGCGTCCGCGGAAGGAGCCGTCCTCCAGCATGCGGCAGTAGCGATATGTGAAGACCATATTGAAGAAAAAGCTAATGCCTATGGTGCCGAAGTACAGGAATGTGGTGGCCAGGCGCCAGATCTGGAACTTGCGCACAATCAGCGTGGGATTGAAGTAGAGCTGCAGCGGCGACACCAGATCCAGGTGCTGAAATGTTGGCAAAGTTCGCCGATTAAACACGTCCACGTCAGCCTCGATAAAGGCAGTAAAGCCAATCTGGGCTAGACACACTTACCACCGCCAGAGTGGTGAGGACGCAGACCGTGGTGTACGCCCGGGTGACCACCGGGATCTCCAGGTAGAACTGCCGCAGTGCATTCATGGCGGCTCCTCCGTCTCCGTGCGACTTGGAATCTGCAGTTTGGCAAATGGACTCCGGCTGGAACCTTTGGTCTTTCGGCTGCTTGCTCCCCTTGCTCCGTTCAGATCCACCGGCGGTCGAGCTGTTTGCAGTAGTCTTCCCACCTGGGCGTTCGGATCTCCCAGATTGACAAGTGGAAATGTATTTGGGACAGCGCAGGGCCgatggaaaaataatagtttttatttttatgaacgGGTCAGTGGTGGGCCAATCGCTAGAGTTTTCAGAGATAGTCTGGCGCCAGCTATCGATATGTGCCAGTCGTG
This portion of the Drosophila takahashii strain IR98-3 E-12201 chromosome 3R, DtakHiC1v2, whole genome shotgun sequence genome encodes:
- the Der-2 gene encoding derlin-2, whose translation is MNALRQFYLEIPVVTRAYTTVCVLTTLAVHLDLVSPLQLYFNPTLIVRKFQIWRLATTFLYFGTIGISFFFNMVFTYRYCRMLEDGSFRGRSSDFVMMFIFGGVLMTFFGIFVNLLFLGQAFTLMLVYVWSRRNPLVPMNFFGVLNFQAPYLPWVLLCCSMILGNTVWVDVIGMGVGHIYYVLEDVYPTLSNGYRLIKTPYFLKRLFNEHIEHNYQAAAEDRPGGFPWGGEGQPLLPDQVANAAGGQEQEPADPAPPAAAAPQ